A window of Variovorax paradoxus genomic DNA:
GCCGCGCGTTCGAAGGGCTGTGCTGGCTGATGCTGTCGCTCGCGGTGAACGGGGTGCGCAGCTACGTCTGCCGCTGGCCGTTCGCGCCCTCGCGCGGCGTGCTGCTGGACAGCAGCGTGGCAACCTCGCCCAAGGGGCGCCCGGTCGAGTGGCACCTGCGGCTGTCGGCGGCGCTGGCCGGGGTCTCGGGCCTGGTCTGGGCGCTCATTCCGCTGCTGTGCAGCGGCTACTCGTCGCCCCAGGCGGTGTTCTATCTGACGGTGGTCTGCGGCATCTGCGCGGGCTCGGTGACCTACGGCACGGCCTTCGCGTTCGTGCCGATCAGCTTCATCACGCCGGCTTTGCTGTCCGTGGCAGGCTGCCTGGTGTATTCGGGCGGCTTCGACAACGTGAGCCTGGCCGCGATGGTGCTGCTGTACCTCGGGGCGCTGGTGCGCAGCGCGCTGCACAGCGAACGGGCCTTCCGCGAGGGCAGCCGGCTGCGCAACGAGGCCACCGCCATGACGGAGCAATTGCGCCAGGTGCATGCGCTGTCGCTGGAGGCGACGCAGCAGCTCTCGTTCCGTGCCTCTCATGACTCCCTGACCGGGCTGCTCAACCGCGAAGGCTTCACCGAGGCGGCGACGCTGCACATCGTCGCGTCCCGCGGCCAGCAGCACTGCCTGCTGCTGCTCGACCTGGATGGCTTCAAGGCGGTGAACGACGCCTTCGGCCACAAGGTCGGCGACCGGGTGCTGCAGGACGTGGCCGGCTGGCTGCAGCGCGAGCTCACCGACCTGCGCGCGGTGCTGAGCCGCTGGGGCGGCGACGAGTTCGCGGTGCTCTACAGCCTGCAGGGCGCCCGCCAGGCGCCCGCGGCCATCGCCCAGGCGCTGATCCGGTCGATCTCTTTTGCCACCGCGCACTACGGCGGCCACCTGGGCGTGAGCATCGGGATCTCGGTGTCGGGCGACGCCGACATCGCCGACATGATCAGCTTCGCCGACGAAGCGCTCTACGAGGCCAAGCGCACCGGGCGCAACCGTTACCAGTTCTTCGACGCCCCGCTCAATCTGCGGCTGGGCACGCGCCGGGACGTGGAGCGCGACCTGCTCAACGCCATCGAGGCACGCGCCATCGGCGTCTGGTACCAGCCGATCATGGGCTGCGACGGCAAGCACATCCACAGCCTCGAGGCGCTGATGCGCTGGCACCATCCGCGTCACGGCCACATCGCGCCCGAGGAAGTGATCTTCGCGGCCGCCAACACCGGCGTCGCCGAGCCGCTGTTGCGGCACCTGGTCGACGAGGTCTGCCGGGCGATGCGCCAGCTCGAGGCCGCGGGCTCGGTGCTGGCGAACGTGCCGATCGCCATCAACGTGTCGCCGCGCGAGATGGCGCAGCTGGCGGTCGACGACATCGTGCTCGGCATGCTGAAGACGCGCGGCATCGCGCCGGCCCGGCTGCAGATCGAGATCACCGAAGAGGTCGCGCTCGACACCCACGCAACGCGCAGCCGCCTCAGCGCGCTGTCGGCGGCGGGCGTGACGATCGTGGTGGACGACTTCGGCGTGGGCTATTCGTCGCTGGCTTCGCTGCGCAGCGAATACGTGCGGCAGGTCAAGATCGACCGCAGCTTCATCCTGGGGCTGGCGGCATCGCCTGGCAACGTGGTGCTGGTCGATTCCATCGTGCAACTCGGCCGCTCGCTGAACATCCAGGTCGTGGCCGAAGGCGTGGAAACGCAGGAAGAACTCGACGTCCTGCGCACGCTGGGCTGCACGCTGGTGCAGGGCTACCACCTGGCACGGCCGGCGCCCCTGCCCGACATGACGGCATGGGCCGAGGCCCGGGCCAGGTCGGCCGCGATCATTTCGGCATCGGGCGCGAGCCCGGCCTGAGCCGGCCGGACGCGGCCCGACGACCGCTCAGGACATTCAGGCCAGCAGATCGCTGAGCGTGCGCGCGATCACCTTGGTGGCGCGGCGCAGGTCTTCGAGTACCACGCGCTCGTCGCTGCGCTTGGCGTGCGACTCCAGCACGGTGCGCGGACCGGCCCCGTAGATCACGCCCGGAATGCCGGCCTCGACGTACAGGCGCACGTCGGTGTACAGGGGCGTGCCCATGGCCTTGATCGGTTCGCCGAACACGTCATGGCCGTGCTTCTGGATCGCATCGACCAGCGGCTTGTTGCCGGCCAGCGGCTTCATCGAGTTGGCGAGCAGCAGGCGCTTGATCTCGACGGTGATCCCGGCGCTCTCGGCCGCGGCATCGGCAATCACCTTGCGGATCGCGGCTTCGACTTCCACCGGGTTCTCCTCGGGGATCATGCGGCGGTCGAGCTTGAACACCACCTTGCCGGGCACGACGTTGGTGTTGGTGCCGCCCTCGATGCGGCCCACGTTCAGGTACGGGTGCGTGATGCCCTCGACCTTCGACGTGACCTGCTGGTAGAGCGTGTTCTGCGCATACAGCGCATTGAGGATCTTCGTGGCGCCCTGCAGCGCGTCGATGCCTGTGGCCGGCACGGCGGCGTGGGCCATCTTGCCGTGCACCGTCACTTCCATCTGCAGGCAGCCGTTGTGGGCGGTGACCACCTCGTAGCTGAAGCCGGCCGCGATCATCAGGTCAGGCTTGGTCAGGCCCTTGTCGAGCAGCCAGCCCGGGCCGAGGATGCCGCCGAACTCTTCGTCGTAGGTGAAGTGCAGCTCCACGCTGCCCTTGGCCGGCTTGGCGACGGCTTCGAGCGCGCGCAGCGCGAAGGTGAAGCTCGCGAAGTCGCTCTTGCTCACGGCGGCGGCGCGGCCGTAGAGGCTGCCGTCGACGATCTCGCCGCCGTACGGATCGTGCGTCCAGCCTTCGCCCGGGGGCACCACGTCGCCGTGGGCATTGAGCGCGACCGTCAGGCCGTCGTTGCCGTACTTGCGGCGCACGATCAGGTTGGTGATCGTTTCGAGGCCGTAGTCCTTCACTTCCTGCGTGGGCACGGCGTGCTTCTCGGCGTCGAGGCCGAAGTCCTTCAGCAGCTCGGCGGTGCGCTCGGCGTGCGGCGCGTTGTTGCCGGGCGGGGTGTCGGTGGGCACCTGCACCAGTTGCTGCAGGAATTGCACTTCCTCGTCGAAGTGGGCGTCGATCCAGGCGTCGAGCTTTGCGTAGTCGGTCATGGTTGTTCTTCTGTGAATCAGTGGGCTTGTTCGGCGGCGAGGTTGTCCAGCAGGCCCTGGAAGGCCTGCACCGCGAGCTGGATGTCGTCGTTGGTGCTCGATTCGAGCGGGTTGTGGCTGATGCCCGAGTTGATGCCGCGCACGAAGAGCATGGCCTGCGGCATCACCTCGTGCAGCTTCATGGCGTCGTGGCCGGCGCCGCTGGGCATGCGGAAAAGCGGAATGCCGAGCGCGTCGACGGCCTTTTCCCAGCGCTGCTGCCAGGCGGGGGCGCTGGGCGCGGCGGCGGCGCGCATCGTTTCTTCGAGCTCGAAGCGCACGCCGCGTCGCTCGCAGATGTCCTTCAGCGCGCCGACCACGTCGGTGGCCAGCGCGTCGCGCTGCGCGTTGTTGGGCGCGCGCAGGTCCAGGCTGAACTTGCAGCGGCCCGGCACCACGTTGATCGAGCCGCTCGGGACTTCGAGCATGCCGACGGTGCCGACCGAATCGCCGTCCTTCGCGGCGCGCTGTTCGGTGTAGAGGATCAGCTCGGCCACCGCGGCGGCCGCGTCGCGCCGGCGGTCCATGGGCGTGGTGCCGGCGTGGCTGGCCATGCCGATCACTTCGCCCACGTAGCGCACGCTGCCGTTGATGGAGGTGACGATGCCCAGCGGCAGGTCGAGCTCGGTGAGCACCGGGCCCTGTTCGATATGCACCTCGACGAAGCCGAGGTAGCGCGCCGGATCGCGCTGGATCTTCGGGATGTCTTCCTGCTTCAGGCCCGCGTGCTGCATGGCCTCGCGCATGGTCACGCCGTCGGCGTCCTTCTGGTCGAGCCAGCGCTGGTCGAAGTGGCCGATGAGCGCGCCGGAGCCCAGGAAGGTCGCCTTGTAGCGCTGGCCCTCTTCTTCGGCGAAGCCCACCACCTCGAAGGCGAAGGGCAGCCGCTTGTTCTGCCGCTTGAGTTCGCGCACGCAGGCGATCGGCACGAAGATGCCGAGGCGGCCGTCGTACTTGCCGCCGTTGCGCACGGTGTCGTAGTGGGAGCCGGTGAGCAGCGTGCGCGCGCCCGGCTGCGTGGCCTCGTAGCGGCCCACCACGTTGCCCACCGCGTCGATGTGAACCGAGTCGAAACCCACGTCGCTCATCAGCGCGCTGATCTGCGCGGCGCAGGCGCGGTGCGCGTCGGTCAGGTACGTGACGGTGAGCTGGCCCTTCTCGGCGTAGCCGGGGTCGGTGTGCACCGAGAGCTGCTCCTGCCAGTCCCACACGTCGTTGCCGAGCGAGATGTCGGCGGCAAACTTGTCGTCCAGGCGAATCTCGGCAATGCGGTGGATGTTGCGCAGCGCCTCGCCCAGCTCGAAAGCCGGATGGTTGTGCAGCCGGCGCGCGAAGGTCTCGATGATCTCGCGCTTGGCCAGCCCGGCGCCGCGCGGGCCGCGCACGGCCAGGATGAACGGGAAGCCGAACTTCGCGTTGTAGTCGGCGTTGAGCTGCTGGATCTTCGCGAACTCCTCGGGCGTGCAGTCGGTCAGGCCGGCCTTGCTCTGCTCGTTGGTCGATTCGGCCGTCAGCGTCTTGCTGACCATGGCCTTGCCCGCCAGCTCCGGGTGGGCGCGGATCAGGCCGATCTGCTCGTCGGCCGACGACTCGGCCAGCGCGCGCACCAGCGCATGCTTGAGGTGCGCGAGCGAGCGGAAGGGACGGGCCGCCAGCGCGCGCTGCGCGATCCAGGGCGAGTGCTCGTAGATGCCGTCGAGCAGCGCGACGGCGGTGGCCGGCACGGCGGCGTTGAGTTGGGCGATGGTGAGGCTCATGATGCGGCTCCAGCTTCGAAGGGGTGCGCCTGCTTCCAGTGGCGCGCGATGTCGACGCGGCGGCAGACCCACACCTTGTCGTGCTGTGCGATGTGGTCCAGGAAGCGCTGCAGCGCGGTGATGCGGCCGGGCCGTCCGAGCAGGCGGCAGTGCATGCCGATGCTCATCATCTTCGGGCTGTCGTCGCCGGCCGGGTCGCCTTCGGCGTAGAGCGCGTCGAAGGTGTCCTTCATGTACTGGAAGAACGGATCGGCGTGCGAGTAGCCCTGCGGCAGCGCGAAGCGCATGTCGTTCACGTCGAGGGTGTAGGGCACGATGAGCTGCGGCACCACGCTGCCGTCGGTCTTGTGCACCTTCATCCAGAAGGGCAGGTCGTCGCCGTAGTAGTCGCTGTCGTACTCGAAGCCGCCGTAGTCGGCCACGAGGCGCCGGGTGCGGGGGCTGTCGCGGCCGGTGTACCAGCCCAGGGCGCGTTCGCCGGTGAGCTTCTCGATCGCTTCCATGCCCAGGCGCATGTGTTCGCGCTCGGTGGCTTCGTCGATGTTCTGGTAATGGATCCAGCGCCAGCCGTGGCAGGCGATTTCGTGGCCCAGCTCCTTGAAGGCAGCGGTCAGCTCGGGGTAGCGCTGCAGCGCCATGCCCACGCCGAACACGGTGAGCGGCAGGCCGCGTTTTTCGAACTCGCGCAGGATGCGCCACACGCCGGCGCGCGAGCCGTATTCGTAGATGCCTTCCATGCTGATGTGCCGGTCGGGAAAGCTCGCCGGGTTGAACATCTCGGAGAGGAACTGCTCGGAGCCCGCGTCGCCGTGCAGCGTGGCGTTCTCGCCGCCTTCTTCGTAGTTCAGCACGAACTGCACCGCGACGCGTGCGCCGCCGGGCCATCGGGCGTGGGGCGGGTTGCGGCCGTAGCCGACGAGGTCACGGGGGTAGGGCAAGGTGGAGTCGTAGACGGTCATAGGCTTTTCAGGACAGCGCCAGCGAGATGTCGTTGGTGGGGACCTTGCGGTCGAAGGTCAGGTTGGCCTCGACGTGCTCGAGGTGTTCGGTCATGAGGCGCACGGCGCGTTCTTCATCGCGCGCGGCCAGGGCCTTCACGATGTCGGCGTGCTCGTCGTTGGAGTGCTCGGCCGCGCTGGTGCTCTGGTACATCAGCGTGATGAGGGCGCAGCGCGAGATCAGCTCGCCCAGGATCTGCGCCAGCACCTGGTTGCCCATGAGCTCGGCCATGCGCACGTGGAAGTCGCCCAGAAGTTCGGTGCGCCCGGAGATGTCTTCGCCCGACACGGCCGATTTTTCGAGCGCCACGTGCTCCTTCAGCGCCTTGATCTTGGCGGGCGTGACGGTGCGCACGAACTCGCGCGTCATCTCGGCCTCGAGCATGCGGCGCACGGCGAACACCTGCTTGGCTTCGTCGACAGCGGGTGCTGCCACGAAGGCGCCGCGCGCGGGTTCGAGCCGGATGAGCTTGTTCTGCGAGAGTTGGAACAGGGCCTGCCGCACCAGCGTGCGCGACACGCCGAAGTGATCGGCCAGCTTCTGCTCGGCCAGCTTGGTGCCGGGCTGAAGCCGGTGCTCGACGATGGCCTTCGTGAGGGCATCGACGATCGAACGGGTGGTGGAGGACTCCATGTTTTTCATGATAGACCCAAAGCCGTGAACTGTATACACTTTTGTCCACCGGAATATCCCGCACCCATTTCAAGGAGCGCCCCATGGGCCTGAGCACTCACGTACTGGACACGATGCATGGCGGCCCCGCCGCGGGCATGGAGGTGGCGCTGTACACCACCGACGGCGATGCCGCCACGCTGGTCAAGCGCTTCACGCTGAATTCGGACGGCCGCGGCGACGGGCCGCTCTACGACAACAACTCGCTGAAGGTCGGCACCTACCGGCTGGTGTTCGACGTGGCGGGTTATTTCAAGGCCCGCGGCGTCGAGCTGCCGGAGCCGAATTTCCTGAACAAGGTGTCGCTGGACTTCGGCGTGGCGCACACCGACCAGCACTATCACGTGCCTCTGCTCGTGAGCCCGTGGAGCTACTCCACCTACCGCGGCTCCTGAGGCATCAGTCCCCTTGTTGCTGGCCTTCTGTCAGGGTGTCGAGTTGAAAGCGGCCGCTTTCGTCCCACAGCCAGGTGTCCGTCCAGGTGACGGCGCCCAGGCGGGTGGCCGGCGGGAAGGGCGAGGCCTTCAGCACCGTGCGCTCGATCTCGGCGATCACCTCGGGCGCATGCTTGGGGGCGCGCAGCCAGCGCATCGAGCGCACCTTGCCGCCGTTGTCGAGGTTCACTTCGAGCGTGCCGACGGCGTAGAGGATCGGCGGCAGCTGGCCCTTGTAGATGCGCGAGCGGTTGGTGTCATAGACGTGGCGGGCCGCGTCGCGGCGGTAGTCGCGCGCGCTGGCCGCGCTCGATGCGCGTGGCGCGGGGCCGGCGCCCACATCGCCGCTGGCGCCGCTCAACTGGCCGGGCACCGACCCGGTGGAGCCGCAGCCGGCGAGCCAGAGGGCCGAAAGAAGAGAGGCTGCGAGGGCGAGACGTCGGGGCGTAAGCTGGCGATTCATGGCCGGGTTTATACCGTGAGTCATCGCGCGCCCGGCAACCGAAGGTATCGACAACGATGAGCGGTGCGGTCGACCAACTGCTGGCGCGTCTTCGCCACGAAGACGGCGTGCTGGTGCGCGTCGAGTCCACGCAGGGCTCGGCGCCGCGCGAAGCCGGCACCTGGATGGCGGTGTGGGCCGACGGGCTCACGGCCACCATCGGCGGCGGCCAGCTCGAATTCCAGGCCACGAAGGAGTCGCGCGAGCTGCTCGCCGGCACGCGCGCGCCGTTCGACGGCATCCAGCGCTACCCGCTCGGCCCGAGCCTGGGGCAGTGCTGCGGCGGGGTGATGTTCCTGTCGTACCAGCGCATCACCGCGGCCGATGCGCCGGCGCTGCAGCGCGAACTGGTCGCGCAGCTCAAGCCCGTGGCGCTGTTCGGCGGCGGGCATGTGGGCGCCGCGCTGGCGCGCCTGCTGGCGGCGCTGCCGTTCGCGGTGCGCTGGATCGACAGCCGCGACGGCGTTTTCCCCGAAGAGCTGCCCGCGCAGATCGACACCGAGCATTCCGAGCCGGTGCAGGACGCCGTGGCCGCGCTCGCGCCGGGCAGCCGCGTGCTGATCATGAGCTTCAGCCATGCCGAGGACTTCGACGTCGTCGTCGCCTGCCTCAAGCGCATGCGCGAGCGCAACGACCTGCCGTACGTGGGCCTGATCGGCAGCAAGACCAAGTGGGCCACCTTCAGCCACCGGCTCGAGGCGCGGGGCTTCGGGCCCGACGAACTGGCCCGCATCACCTGCCCGATCGGCGTGCCCGGCATCACCGGCAAGGAGCCCGAGGTGATCGCCGTGGCGGTGGCGGCACAGTTGTTGCAATCGCTGGGCTGAACAGGGTTTTCCCGGCGGTGGCGCCCCAAAAAAAGCATCCCGCCTTTTGCCAAAACTGTATACACTTTCGGTCGACAACAAGCCGCAGCGGAGCGAGGCCCATTCCATGGAGCCTGCGTTCGCGGCACTTTCTCTGCTTACAGCGCCCGCGGTGGTGAGCAGGCTGAAACCCCTTTGCGACGTCCCACGCGTCGCACAGGGCTGAGAGAGAGCACATGGAAAGCTACTACCTCGACTGGGCCAACCTGCTGCTGCGCTGGGTCCACGTCATCACCGCCATCGCCTGGATCGGCGCTTCCTTCTACTTCGTGATGCTGGACAACAGCCTCGAGAAGCCGCATGACCAGGAATCGCTCGACAAGGGCGTGGGCGGCGAGCAGTGGGCGGTGCACGGCGGCGGCTTCTACAACATGCAGAAGTACGCGCTGGCGCCCAAGAAGCTGCCGGACCATCTGCACTGGTCGTACTGGGAGAGCTATTCGACCTGGATTACGGGTTTTTCGCTCTTCACCATGTCGTACCTGTGGAACGCGAGCACCTACCTGATCGACAAGTCGAAGATGGACTGGCAGCCCGGCGCCGCCATCGCCGTCGCGCTGGCCTTCTTCGTCGTGTTCTGGATGGTCTACGACGGCATCTGCCAGGTCTTCGGGCGCCGCAAGCACGGCGACACCATCGTCGGCGTGCTGATCGCGATCTTCATTGCCTTCGCGACCTGGCTGGCCTGCCACTGGTTCGCGGGCCGCGCGGCCTTCCTGCTGGTGGGCGCCATGATGGCCACGACCATGAGCGGCAACGTGTTCTTCTGGATCATTCCCGGCCAGCGCAAGAACGTGGCAGCGCTGCGCGAAGGCAAGCCTGTCGACCCGGTGCACGGCCAGCGCGGCAAGCAGCGCAGCGTGCACAACACCTACTTCACGCTGCCGGTGCTGTTC
This region includes:
- a CDS encoding putative bifunctional diguanylate cyclase/phosphodiesterase, yielding MNFSAPPPTLTASVDGELLSRMVRADQLVMVRRSVLAAIPINIVLSFTATLVALNSGRAFEGLCWLMLSLAVNGVRSYVCRWPFAPSRGVLLDSSVATSPKGRPVEWHLRLSAALAGVSGLVWALIPLLCSGYSSPQAVFYLTVVCGICAGSVTYGTAFAFVPISFITPALLSVAGCLVYSGGFDNVSLAAMVLLYLGALVRSALHSERAFREGSRLRNEATAMTEQLRQVHALSLEATQQLSFRASHDSLTGLLNREGFTEAATLHIVASRGQQHCLLLLDLDGFKAVNDAFGHKVGDRVLQDVAGWLQRELTDLRAVLSRWGGDEFAVLYSLQGARQAPAAIAQALIRSISFATAHYGGHLGVSIGISVSGDADIADMISFADEALYEAKRTGRNRYQFFDAPLNLRLGTRRDVERDLLNAIEARAIGVWYQPIMGCDGKHIHSLEALMRWHHPRHGHIAPEEVIFAAANTGVAEPLLRHLVDEVCRAMRQLEAAGSVLANVPIAINVSPREMAQLAVDDIVLGMLKTRGIAPARLQIEITEEVALDTHATRSRLSALSAAGVTIVVDDFGVGYSSLASLRSEYVRQVKIDRSFILGLAASPGNVVLVDSIVQLGRSLNIQVVAEGVETQEELDVLRTLGCTLVQGYHLARPAPLPDMTAWAEARARSAAIISASGASPA
- a CDS encoding M20 family metallopeptidase, with the protein product MTDYAKLDAWIDAHFDEEVQFLQQLVQVPTDTPPGNNAPHAERTAELLKDFGLDAEKHAVPTQEVKDYGLETITNLIVRRKYGNDGLTVALNAHGDVVPPGEGWTHDPYGGEIVDGSLYGRAAAVSKSDFASFTFALRALEAVAKPAKGSVELHFTYDEEFGGILGPGWLLDKGLTKPDLMIAAGFSYEVVTAHNGCLQMEVTVHGKMAHAAVPATGIDALQGATKILNALYAQNTLYQQVTSKVEGITHPYLNVGRIEGGTNTNVVPGKVVFKLDRRMIPEENPVEVEAAIRKVIADAAAESAGITVEIKRLLLANSMKPLAGNKPLVDAIQKHGHDVFGEPIKAMGTPLYTDVRLYVEAGIPGVIYGAGPRTVLESHAKRSDERVVLEDLRRATKVIARTLSDLLA
- the uraD gene encoding 2-oxo-4-hydroxy-4-carboxy-5-ureidoimidazoline decarboxylase; translated protein: MSLTIAQLNAAVPATAVALLDGIYEHSPWIAQRALAARPFRSLAHLKHALVRALAESSADEQIGLIRAHPELAGKAMVSKTLTAESTNEQSKAGLTDCTPEEFAKIQQLNADYNAKFGFPFILAVRGPRGAGLAKREIIETFARRLHNHPAFELGEALRNIHRIAEIRLDDKFAADISLGNDVWDWQEQLSVHTDPGYAEKGQLTVTYLTDAHRACAAQISALMSDVGFDSVHIDAVGNVVGRYEATQPGARTLLTGSHYDTVRNGGKYDGRLGIFVPIACVRELKRQNKRLPFAFEVVGFAEEEGQRYKATFLGSGALIGHFDQRWLDQKDADGVTMREAMQHAGLKQEDIPKIQRDPARYLGFVEVHIEQGPVLTELDLPLGIVTSINGSVRYVGEVIGMASHAGTTPMDRRRDAAAAVAELILYTEQRAAKDGDSVGTVGMLEVPSGSINVVPGRCKFSLDLRAPNNAQRDALATDVVGALKDICERRGVRFELEETMRAAAAPSAPAWQQRWEKAVDALGIPLFRMPSGAGHDAMKLHEVMPQAMLFVRGINSGISHNPLESSTNDDIQLAVQAFQGLLDNLAAEQAH
- the puuE gene encoding allantoinase PuuE; the encoded protein is MTVYDSTLPYPRDLVGYGRNPPHARWPGGARVAVQFVLNYEEGGENATLHGDAGSEQFLSEMFNPASFPDRHISMEGIYEYGSRAGVWRILREFEKRGLPLTVFGVGMALQRYPELTAAFKELGHEIACHGWRWIHYQNIDEATEREHMRLGMEAIEKLTGERALGWYTGRDSPRTRRLVADYGGFEYDSDYYGDDLPFWMKVHKTDGSVVPQLIVPYTLDVNDMRFALPQGYSHADPFFQYMKDTFDALYAEGDPAGDDSPKMMSIGMHCRLLGRPGRITALQRFLDHIAQHDKVWVCRRVDIARHWKQAHPFEAGAAS
- a CDS encoding GntR family transcriptional regulator, which produces MKNMESSTTRSIVDALTKAIVEHRLQPGTKLAEQKLADHFGVSRTLVRQALFQLSQNKLIRLEPARGAFVAAPAVDEAKQVFAVRRMLEAEMTREFVRTVTPAKIKALKEHVALEKSAVSGEDISGRTELLGDFHVRMAELMGNQVLAQILGELISRCALITLMYQSTSAAEHSNDEHADIVKALAARDEERAVRLMTEHLEHVEANLTFDRKVPTNDISLALS
- the uraH gene encoding hydroxyisourate hydrolase; this translates as MGLSTHVLDTMHGGPAAGMEVALYTTDGDAATLVKRFTLNSDGRGDGPLYDNNSLKVGTYRLVFDVAGYFKARGVELPEPNFLNKVSLDFGVAHTDQHYHVPLLVSPWSYSTYRGS
- the xdhC gene encoding xanthine dehydrogenase accessory protein XdhC gives rise to the protein MSGAVDQLLARLRHEDGVLVRVESTQGSAPREAGTWMAVWADGLTATIGGGQLEFQATKESRELLAGTRAPFDGIQRYPLGPSLGQCCGGVMFLSYQRITAADAPALQRELVAQLKPVALFGGGHVGAALARLLAALPFAVRWIDSRDGVFPEELPAQIDTEHSEPVQDAVAALAPGSRVLIMSFSHAEDFDVVVACLKRMRERNDLPYVGLIGSKTKWATFSHRLEARGFGPDELARITCPIGVPGITGKEPEVIAVAVAAQLLQSLG
- a CDS encoding urate hydroxylase PuuD; amino-acid sequence: MESYYLDWANLLLRWVHVITAIAWIGASFYFVMLDNSLEKPHDQESLDKGVGGEQWAVHGGGFYNMQKYALAPKKLPDHLHWSYWESYSTWITGFSLFTMSYLWNASTYLIDKSKMDWQPGAAIAVALAFFVVFWMVYDGICQVFGRRKHGDTIVGVLIAIFIAFATWLACHWFAGRAAFLLVGAMMATTMSGNVFFWIIPGQRKNVAALREGKPVDPVHGQRGKQRSVHNTYFTLPVLFAMLSNHYSFTYTHKYNWIVLLLIMLGGAAIRQFFVVRHRFKLGNAGNPLPYAMVGIVVLGLTIVWMKPEPVAAPAVAAAAAPAVPFSDVQKVLEQRCFMCHGPAVQMKNVRVDSPEQVAAHAQAIYQQVVVTKIMPMNNATGITDEERALISRWFQAGAKTTN